A window of the Gossypium hirsutum isolate 1008001.06 chromosome A05, Gossypium_hirsutum_v2.1, whole genome shotgun sequence genome harbors these coding sequences:
- the LOC107896306 gene encoding protein JINGUBANG: MVLTTMAAPMQEPVLSTPLLSSSATRSSGSISSTTSSEADDSPLSSQRFVVQDVTKYELPCKPLPGFQSYKSLAMLSGHIGSVSCLALCGEFILTASQGKDIIVWQQPDLRQFTKFGQGDGSVKALVTVSNKVFTAHQDSRIRVWKVSRSSENVFKLVDTLPTTKDYLGKFMKQSNYVHTRRHHKRLWIEHADSISCLAVYNGLIYSGSWDKTLKVWRISDLKCMESIKAHDDAINSLVACKGIVYSASADGKIKAWGQQGKTSHSLLGIMEGHNDISLNSVVVSEDGKWVYGGGSDGSVMGWERNGDCVSWKMVSETKAHHMAVLCMCMMGEFLCSGSADKTIGIWKREAYGKLCKVGVINGHEGPVKCLQASPCNVGTGFLLYSGGLDKSIRVWWVPKVQDTS; the protein is encoded by the coding sequence ATGGTTCTCACTACAATGGCTGCTCCCATGCAAGAACCTGTCTTGTCAACTCCCTTATTATCATCATCTGCCACAAGAAGTAGTGGAAGCATTAGCAGTACTACAAGCAGTGAAGCTGATGATAGCCCGCTTTCATCTCAACGATTTGTGGTTCAAGATGTCACCAAATATGAACTTCCCTGCAAACCATTACCTGGGTTTCAATCATATAAATCACTGGCAATGCTGTCCGGGCATATTGGCTCAGTTTCTTGCTTGGCCTTATGTGGGGAATTCATCTTAACTGCATCACAAGGCAAGGATATTATTGTGTGGCAACAGCCTGACTTGAGGCAGTTCACAAAGTTTGGCCAAGGTGATGGCTCGGTGAAGGCGCTTGTCACCGTTAGCAACAAGGTTTTCACTGCACATCaagatagtaggatcagagtttGGAAGGTGTCAAGAAGCTCAGAGAATGTGTTCAAGCTTGTTGACACACTTCCTACTACAAAGGACTATTTGGGGAAGTTCATGAAGCAAAGCAATTATGTCCACACTCGGCGGCATCATAAGCGTTTATGGATTGAACATGCGGATAGCATTTCTTGCTTGGCAGTCTATAATGGCTTGATTTATTCTGGTTCATGGGACAAGACCCTTAAGGTGTGGAGGATATCTGATTTGAAGTGTATGGAGTCAATAAAAGCACATGATGATGCTATCAATAGCTTGGTAGCTTGTAAGGGAATAGTCTACTCAGCATCAGCGGATGGTAAGATTAAGGCTTGGGGACAACAAGGGAAGACCTCTCATTCATTGCTGGGGATTATGGAGGGTCACAATGATATTTCATTGAATTCAGTTGTTGTTTCTGAGGATGGGAAGTGGGTGTATGGAGGAGGATCGGATGGATCTGTAATGGGTTGGGAAAGGAATGGTGATTGTGTTAGTTGGAAAATGGTAAGTGAGACAAAAGCACACCACATGGCTGTTTTGTGTATGTGCATGATGGGAGAGTTTTTATGCAGTGGCTCAGCTGATAAAACCATTGGTATTTGGAAACGAGAGGCTTATGGTAAACTTTGTAAAGTTGGGGTCATAAATGGGCATGAAGGACCAGTCAAGTGTCTGCAGGCATCCCCCTGTAATGTTGGTACTGGCTTCTTGCTCTACAGTGGAGGCCTCGACAAATCTATAAGGGTCTGGTGGGTGCCTAAAGTCCAGGACACCTCTTAA
- the LOC107895404 gene encoding uncharacterized protein: MRELKDWEFPLDVNAMFHRLCKLNITSCPELAGKLPSYLPSLDKLQARPGGTFKHFKLTCLTEGFMQGLTEVRNLEIHVCKDLLSLGSLSFVRYLEITNGLPLISLGEEVEAKETAQLDIPFTVECLTFHLSLQKFQKAFSSLYNLRELYFTRYHGRVLMRESNLPSSLKILEIKDCFELQCALDEEENVNDNIRNTGVLEELTIKSCLLLTCLFARGELPSIPHHFTLHNTGNCDMLGKLPSALKHLDISICPKLKSVAKRFQKDSSLEYISIFDCANLKSLPECLYNLSNLKIFYVGSLRTFLSFPEGGFPVCQPDIASSATLKNLRLCLTASTSLHLCGACL; encoded by the exons ATGCGAGAGTTGAAGGATTGGGAGTTTCCTTTGGATGTTAATGCAATGTTTCATCGCCTATGCAAGCTTAATATAACATCCTGCCCCGAGTTAGCTGGAAAATTACCCAGCTACCTACCATCTTTAGACAAACTG CAAGCTAGACCGGGTGGAACTTTCAAACATTTTAAGTTGACATGTCTAACGGAGGGCTTCATGCAAGGGTTGACAGAGGTAAGAAATTTGGAGATCCATGTTTGTAAGGATCTGCTGTCATTAGGGAGCCTCAGTTTTGTTCGTTATTTAGAAATTACAAATGGTTTGCCACTCATTTCCTTGGGGGAAGAGGTGGAAGCAAAGGAGACGGCACAACTTGATATCCCCTTCACTGTGGAATGTTTGACTTTTCATCTTTCATTACAGAAGTTTCAAAAAGCCTTCTCCAGCCTGTACAATCTTAGAGAGCTATACTTTACCAGGTACCATGGACGTGTTTTAATGAGAGAGTCCAACTTGCCTTCAAGTCTTAAAATACTAGAAATCAAAGACTGTTTTGAGTTACAGTGTGCTCTGGATGAGGAAGAGAATGTTAATGATAACATCAGAAACACAGGTGTTCTTGAGGAGTTAACCATTAAGTCATGCCTGTTGCTTACATGCTTGTTTGCTAGAGGGGAGTTACCTTCAATACCTCACCATTTCACTTTGCACAACACTGGAAACTGTGACATGCTAGGAAAGTTACCATCTGCTCTTAAGCACCTTGATATTTCTATTTGTCCAAAGTTGAAGTCAGTAGCTAAAAGATTTCAGAAGGATTCATCTCTTGAATACATTTCGATATTCGATTGTGCAAATCTTAAATCACTACCTGAGTGCCTTTACAACCTCAGTAACCTGAAAATATTTTACGTAGGTAGTCTCCGgacttttctttcctttcctgAAGGAGGTTTCCCTGTTTGCCAACCTGATATTGCTTCATCAGCTACTTTGAAAAACTTGAGGCTCTGCCTAACTGCTTCCACAAGCTTGCATCTCTGCGGCGCTTGTTTATAG